A genomic stretch from Telopea speciosissima isolate NSW1024214 ecotype Mountain lineage chromosome 7, Tspe_v1, whole genome shotgun sequence includes:
- the LOC122668187 gene encoding aspartic proteinase Asp1-like produces the protein MDGSEIMKEFKSIADVKKYFSSAILSFKKAKLEITPESYLIISSSGNVCLGILNGTQIGLDDLNLIGDNSMLNKMVIYDNEKQQIGWIPADCNRLPKADRDADEGFYQTCTASLGVVPEQCSSATYDL, from the exons atgGACGGATCTGAAATTATGAAGGAGTTTAAATCCATAGCCGACGTCAAGAAATACTTCAGCTCTGCAATACTGAGCTTCAAGAAAGCTAAGCTTGAAATCACtcctgaatcttatctgataaTCTCT TCAAGTGGCAACGTTTGTTTGGGAATTCTGAATGGAACTCAAATAGGACTGGACGATCTCAATCTTATTGGAG ATAATTCGATGCTGAATAAAATGGTGATTTACGACAATGAGAAGCAGCAGATTGGATGGATCCCTGCAGATTGCAATAGGCTTCCCAA AGCGGATCGTGATGCTGACGAAGGTTTTTATCAGACCTGTACAGCCAGCTTGGGTGTGGTACCGGAACAATGTTCATCAGCAACATATGATTTGTAA